In Populus alba chromosome 1, ASM523922v2, whole genome shotgun sequence, a single window of DNA contains:
- the LOC118055242 gene encoding ER lumen protein-retaining receptor, whose translation MNIFRLVGDMTHLASVLVLLLKIHTIKSCAGISLKTQELYALVFATRYLDIFTHYVSFYNTVMKLIFLGSSFSIVWYIRRHKLVRRSYDKDHDTFRHLFLVLPCLILALLIHEKFTFREVTWTFSLYLEAVAILPQLVLLQRTRNIDNLTGQYVFLLGAYRALYILNWVYRYFTEPHYVHWITWISGTVQTLLYADFFYYYFQSWKNNVRLELPA comes from the exons atgaatatattCAGATTAGTAGGGGACATGACGCATCTGGCTAGTGTCCTTGTTTTGCTCCTTAAGATCCACACCATCAAATCATGTGCTG GCATTTCTCTCAAGACTCAGGAACTCTATGCTCTTGTTTTTGCCACTCGCTACTTAGACATATTCACTCATTATGTCTCATTTTATAATACCGTGATGAAATTGATATTCCTGGGAAGCTCATTCTCTATTGTCTGGTATATTCGACGCCACAAGTTGGTTCGGAGATCTTATGACAAGGACCATGACACCTTTCGGCATTTATTTCTTGTGCTGCCCTGCCTAATTTTGGCCTTGCTAATACATGAAAAATTTACCTTTAGAGAG GTAACATGGACATTCTCCTTGTATCTGGAAGCTGTTGCCATACTTCCTCAACTAGTACTGTTGCAGAGGACAAGAAATATTGACAACCTGACAGGACAATATGTCTTTCTCCTAGG CGCATACAGAGCATTGTACATATTAAACTGGGTTTATCGCTACTTTACAGAGCCACACTATGTCCATTGGATAA CTTGGATATCAGGAACTGTTCAGACATTATTGTATGCTGActtcttctattattatttcCAGAG TTGGAAAAACAATGTGAGGCTTGAGTTACCAGCTTGA
- the LOC118055243 gene encoding PLASMODESMATA CALLOSE-BINDING PROTEIN 1: MAKVLSDKLFSVFFAIHILGSAVLLPAVVVEATWCVARSDASIQALQTALDYACASGADCTPIQSSGLCFLPNTIQAHASYAFNSYFQRKAMAPGSCDFSGTASASKSDPSYGSCMYPSSVSTAGGTGTTTSTTPAANPSFQTPPSSGGTTGLNPGTPPLLDNSKASLGFMVTVTLLPLCLLLVFSFTFRPM, translated from the exons ATGGCAAAAGTACTCTCTGACAAACTGTTCTCTGTCTTCTTTGCAATTCACATTCTTGGGAGTGCAGTCCTTTTGCCAGCGGTGGTAGTGGAAGCGACGTGGTGCGTGGCAAGGAGTGATGCAAGTATCCAAGCCTTGCAAACTGCACTTGACTATGCATGTGCTTCTGGTGCTGACTGTACTCCAATACAGTCCAGTGGGCTGTGTTTCTTGCCTAACACAATCCAGGCTCATGCTTCTTATGCATTCAATAGTTACTTTCAAAGGAAAGCCATGGCTCCTGGCTCTTGTGACTTCTCTGGCACTGCTAGTGCTTCAAAAAGCGATCCCA GTTATGGATCTTGTATGTATCCATCTTCTGTAAG CACTGCCGGAGGGACTGGTACCACTACAAGCACTACACCAGCCGCTAACCCCAGCTTTCAAACACCGCCATCCAGTGGTGGCACCACCGGACTGAACCCTGGAACGCCTCCACTGCTGGACAATTCTAAAGCTTCTTTAGGGTTTATGGTCACTGTAACCTTACTGCCTCTGTGCCTTTTGCTTGTTTTCTCATTCACATTCCGGCCCATGTAG
- the LOC118055244 gene encoding ubiquitin carboxyl-terminal hydrolase 2 has translation MGKRANKKKTRPLQKEKRVAGHSPKSVPQQTNLNVEDVDGVTVVKERKLCPHFDKGFDANKLSEKISSSDSFRCEDCREAVGDRKGAKGKGKQVKKKGSSSVDSKSESKAIWVCLECGHLACGGIGLPTTSQSHAVRHSKQNRHPLVFQWENPQLRWCFPCNTLIPAEKTGENDEKKDAVFEVVKMIKAQSSKESSADVEDVWFGRGSIISELNAEGTMTIGLEGRSGHVVRGLVNLGNTCFFNSVMQNLLAMNNLRDYFSSEEASFGPLSSSLKKLFTDLKAETGLRNVINPKSFFGSVCSKAPQFRGYQQQDSHELLRCLLDGLSTEELTVRKRRNASEEDCIPPKHGPTFVDSAFGGLISSTVCCVECGHSSTVHEPFLDLSLPVPTKKPPTKKVQPISQAKKTKLPPKRGGKVRPKINRNTDSMPAQSVSKPSVQSDSPCQTQSAVPLTENAVASSDNTPAPGSTAPTTAVDVSGVVSQNLAAVVESDSKQAAETTMEQIASSCDDFWMDYIEAETTSEHDFAKENNVLAAGQQCGDKVNIPNDDLTETCQASLIDGEPNKKPESSSVNPWEEEVPLQVQSSEVLLLPYKEESLTDREIMKGESEAASSFVGCGQDEAEFDGIGDLFNEPEVCAAPVAGPSLGNEVALPNFIAGISSESDPDEVDDSDSPVSLESCLAHFIKPELLSNDNAWECENCSNILREQRLDAKNKQSKISPKASINGNVTQIQSDSVSLDKNISCSTEVGSFEDGDVIPNNPCNSTPEVFVSDNGCSNKKFIHAEIVQTEMEPFISQSEERKYEMNVSHSSGCYESCNRETLSGPPVDSCSVDETSSTGYTMAKDEQTDSNFSGNCESDVNEDGDKTSKKLNVKRDATKRVLIDKAPPVLTVHLKRFSQDARGRLSKLNGHVNFRDVLDLRPYMDPRCVDTPSYVYRLLGVVEHTGTMRGGHYIAYVRGDARGKGKADKEHGGSVWYCASDAHVQEVSLEEVLRCDAYLLFYEKISN, from the exons ATGGGGAAAAGGGCTAATAAGAAAAAGACTCGGCCACTGCAGAAGGAGAAGCGGGTTGCTGGCCATTCTCCCAAGAGTGTGCCTCAACAAACAAATCTCAATGTTGAAGATGTTGATGGGGTTACAGTagtgaaagagagaaaattgtGTCCTCACTTTGACAAGGGTTTTGATGCAAACAAATTGTCAGAGAAAATTAGTTCTTCAGATTCTTTTAGGTGTGAGGATTGTCGAGAAGCTGTTGGTGATAGGAAGGGGGCTAAGGGGAAGGGTAAACAAGTTAAGAAGAAAGGAAGTAGTTCGGTTGATTCAAAGTCAGAGTCGAAAGCCATTTGGGTTTGTTTAGAATGTGGGCATTTAGCATGTGGAGGAATTGGTTTGCCAACAACTTCTCAGAGCCATGCAGTTCGTCATTCCAAGCAGAACCGCCATCCTTTGGTCTTCCAATGGGAAAACCCTCAACTTCGATGGTGCTTCCCATGCAATACTCTAATTCCTGCTGAGAAAACAGGGGAAAATGACGAGAAAAAAGATGCAGTGTTTGAGGTTGTAAAGATGATCAAGGCGCAATCGTCTAAAGAGTCATCGGCAGATGTTGAGGATGTGTGGTTTGGAAGAGGCAGTATTATTAGTGAACTTAATGCGGAAGGCACCATGACAATTGGTTTAGAGGGAAGAAGTGGTCATGTGGTGAGAGGCTTGGTTAATCTTGGGAACACTTGCTTCTTTAATTCAGTCATGCAGAATCTTCTAGCTATGAACAATTTGCGTGACTACTTCTCAAGTGAAGAGGCATCTTTTGGACCTTTATCAAGTTCTTTAAAGAAGCTATTCACTGATCTAAAAGCTGAGACTGGTTTAAGGAATGTAATCAATCCGAAATCCTTTTTTGGGTCAGTCTGTTCCAAGGCTCCCCAATTTAGGGGGTATCAGCAGCAAGATAGTCATGAATTGCTGCGCTGCTTACTTGATGGGCTGTCTACTGAAGAGTTGACTGTTAGAAAGCGAAGAAATGCTTCTGAGGAAGATTGCATTCCTCCAAAACATGGTCCTACATTTGTGGATTCTGCTTTTGGGGGGCTGATTTCTAGCACTGTTTGTTGTGTAGAATGCGGGCACTCCTCAACCGTGCACGAGCCATTTCTAGATCTCTCACTTCCAGTTCCAACTAAGAAACCTCCAACTAAAAAAGTCCAACCGATCTCTCAAGCAAAGAAAACGAAGCTGCCTCCAAAGAGAGGGGGAAAGGTTCGGCCTAAGATTAACAGAAATACAGATTCAATGCCAGCTCAAAGTGTTTCAAAACCATCAGTCCAGAGTGATTCTCCATGCCAAACACAGTCAGCTGTGCCTCTCACAGAAAACGCAGTAGCTTCTTCAGATAACACTCCAGCACCAGGTTCCACTGCCCCAACCACCGCAGTCGATGTAAGTGGTGTAGTTTCACAGAATTTGGCTGCTGTTGTTGAATCTGATAGTAAGCAAGCTGCTGAGACTACAATGGAGCAAATTGCAAGTTCATGTGATGACTTTTGGATGGATTATATTGAAGCAGAAACTACATCAGAGCATGATTTTGCTAAAGAAAACAATGTTCTTGCAGCAGGTCAGCAATGTGGAGACAAAGTTAATATTCCCAATGATGACTTGACAGAGACTTGCCAGGCTTCTTTAATTGATGGGGAGCCAAATAAAAAACCAGAATCTTCTTCTGTCAATCCTTGGGAAGAGGAGGTTCCATTACAGGTTCAAAGTTCGGAAGTTCTTTTGCTTCCATACAAAGAAGAGAGCTTAACTGACAGGGAGATTATGAAAGGAGAATCTGAGGCTGCCTCATCTTTTGTGGGCTGCGGACAAGATGAAGCGGAATTTGATGGCATTGGTGACTTGTTCAATGAGCCTGAGGTTTGTGCAGCACCTGTTGCAGGGCCCTCATTAGGTAATGAGGTTGCTTTACCAAATTTTATAGCAGGAATTAGCAGTGAGTCTGATCCGGATGAAGTTGATGATTCTGATTCTCCAGTGTCTTTAGAGAGTTGTTTGGCCCATTTTATAAAGCCAGAACTTCTCTCAAATGATAATGCTTGGGAATGTGAGAACTGTTCAAATATCCTGAGAGAGCAAAGGTTGGATGCAAAGAACAAGCAATCTAAAATATCTCCAAAAGCTTCAATAAATGGAAATGTGACTCAAATACAAAGTGATTCAGTGAGTTTAGACAAGAACATCTCATGCTCCACGGAGGTCGGAAGCTTTGAGGATGGAGATGTGATCCCTAATAACCCTTGCAACTCCACACCTGAAGTCTTTGTTTCAGATAATGGctgctcaaataaaaaattcatacatgCTGAAATTGTTCAGACAGAGATGGAACCATTTATTTCTCAAAGTGAAGAAAGGAAATATGAGATGAATGTATCACATAGTTCTGGTTGCTATGAATCATGTAATCGAGAAACTTTGAGTGGTCCACCTGTTGATTCTTGTAGTGTTGATGAGACAAGCAGTACTGGATATACCATGGCTAAAGATGAGCAGACTGACTCCAACTTCTCTGGAAATTGTGAATCAGATGTAAATGAAGATGGGgacaaaacttcaaaaaaactGAATGTAAAGAGGGATGCAACTAAGAGGGTCCTTATTGATAAAGCACCACCTGTTCTAACGGTTCATTTGAAGAGGTTCAGTCAAGATGCTCGTGGTCGTTTAAGTAAATTGAATGGCCATGTTAACTTCCGAGATGTACTTGATCTTAGACCTTATATGGATCCCAG GTGTGTTGACACACCGAGTTATGTTTATCGACTGCTTGGGGTGGTGGAGCATACAGGAACAATGAGGGGAGGTCACTACATTGCATATGTCAGGGGAGATGCAAGGGGCAAAGGCAAGGCTGACAAAGAACATGGGGGTTCTGTGTGGTATTGCGCCAGTGACGCCCATGTGCAAGAGGTTTCTCTGGAAGAAGTTCTTCGTTGTGatgcttatttattattttatgagaaaatatcaaattga